The following DNA comes from Bactrocera neohumeralis isolate Rockhampton unplaced genomic scaffold, APGP_CSIRO_Bneo_wtdbg2-racon-allhic-juicebox.fasta_v2 cluster11, whole genome shotgun sequence.
CCATAGCTTTGTATTGTAAACTGTTTATATCGGGTCGCAGTATGTATCCGTGCCAACACTGAAATTgtcttttaatatttgaatatattaccGGTGATCCATTTTATCAATGAAATGTTTTCAACACCTTTTGCACACATACAGCCCCACAATAGATTTTCACCACTCTGCTTAACCGAATCGAACatattgtgttttttcttcGAATATCGCAATTCACTTTTCATCAAACTTTGTTACTACAATCAGGTCCAAATATGTTGAAGACTCGACCCCTCCACAAAAATTTATGCAcacttttctcaatttttttttatttataagcttTATTTGTGAAGTTTGCACATTCTAGGCAGCAGCTCTTAGCGTATTGCTTACAGTTTAAGGGGGGGTAGGggtttcaaggtaaaaaaagactttttttgtgaatttatttctcaaatctGGATTGAGTgattttattcggaccttttgtgCATTATAGAGCGCACTTTGTGGGTGGAAAAACCATTTTGTTggtggaaatgaaaaaaaaaaatttaataaacgttGGTGGCGgtattttatatgttaaaaatgtgttcaaagtttgaaatgaatcgatgaagtagttttgaaatgacagtgaacacggactttgaaaaagtagttttgagaaaaacacgcCTAAAGCTGCACTTCTATCCCGACCTCCCTCAGCTGTTAGAGTTAGAGCGTTAAAGGCCAGGGGACTAATAAGACGATAACTTTAAGAATATTACTTCTatcgacttaaaattttaaggacATATTCTTGAAATGTTAAACAATAAGATAAGACCCTAAACCCGCCCCCCCCCCCCCTAAATATCTGACACCTATTCCAGCATACTGAGCGAGGCTTTGATAAATTTCTGCAGCTGAAGAACGCggatttgctttaatttttctcacGATAACTGCCTTATCATTTTAGCGAATTCCTCTGCAAATTGCTGTGTATGGTTGAAAAACTCCTATTTGTAACTTTTGATATTTCCTGCAatgctttttcattatttcgaagatcaaatatcatttttttcttcaagaggggtttcattttattttattcccatattttacacaattttatgtaattttcacaaacaaaaacaaactgtttttgcaaaatttttatttagactCAACATATAACGGCACTTTTGCAAAGCCTTTTAGAAACTAAATTTCCGAATACTTTTGTCATATTGATTTGGTCAAGTttatacttaaattaaattaaattcatttttttttacaaaccaagttttgtttttcattttaagtcAGAGTTCGAACTTTATTtgaagtaatttaaaaatttccaaaacaaaattCCTCAAACCAAATATCTGTTGGGtacattttactaaaaaaaacaatatttttcgaattattttgtGAGGCactgtacatacatgtgtgttaGACAGACTGCTACTGCGTTATTACCTTCCTTAGGTCTCCTTAAGAGTTTTGTATATAAGAAGTATTGACAATAAATCAATTGTTCATTATCAGCACTCTATTAtcagtattttataaaaattgtgagTTCGTTTATTTACAGCTCGTCTTATCTAGACTTCATCCCGTCTTTTTAGTTCCTACCGAAACATCATAAGCAATGTTTAAAATGAACAAATTGAGCGGTATTTCTTATGCTTTCGAAAAGTTACCAAAGGGCTTTCGGAAATATTGCAGtggaaataacaaaataaaagccCAACATACAGCTCTGTATGATTTTCATAAGAAGCATGGAGGAAAAATGGTGAATTTTGGAGGATATATTCTTCCTGTACAGTATGCGGATCAGAGTATTGTTTCATCTCATTTACACACACGCCATTATGCTTCCATATTTGACGTTTCGCACATgttgcaaacatatgtacgtgGAAAAGATGCCATACCATGTATAGAATCTTTATGCACTGCTGATATTAAGGGAATGACTTTTGGCACAAGCTCTTTAACAATATTCACAAATGATAATGGGGGAATATTAGATGATTTAATTGTGTCCAAAATTGACGACGAACAACTGTATATTGTCTCGAATGCCGCAATGAAATCTCAAGACATGGAAATAATGCAGAAAGCcaaggtaaataaaaatattactatacttggttatataaaattaatgcaaaGATAAAATCTTGTTTCTCTCTTCTATTCATATGTTGTACCTACTTAATTATGCTATTTATATCGTACAATATCTCAAGTAATGTTAGAGATTTCTGATACAATTCACGTAATTGTTTGCTATATTTTAGAATCGGTTTAACGCTGatggaaaaaacgttgacatCGAATTTTTATCTACAAGCGATCAATCCCTCATAGCTATACAAGGACCAAGAGGCGTCAGAAGTTTGGAGAAACTTCTTCCGAAACCGAAAATATTGAAtgagttatattttttgcacaCGACTGTTAGTGAAGTGGCTGGAATTCCAAAGTGTCGTATAACTCGTTGTGGTTATACTGGGGAAGATGGTGTAGAGGTGTCCGTTCCTTCGACTCATGTTGAATACTTAACCGAAGCGTTGTTAGAAACAaatgaacatttaaaaatggCTGGCCTGGGTGCACGAGATACACTAAGGTTGGAATCTGGTCTATGTCTGTATGGCAACGATATCACCGATGAAACTACACCTGTAGAAGCAGGTCTAGCTTGGTTAATTGGTTAGATAATTCTTATAACTTCTATGCTTGTGAATTTTATTTGCCTTTATTGTTATATGGTGTACTCAGCACGACGCCGGCGGAATGAAAGGGACTTTCCTGGCAGCGACCGAATTTTGTCACAATTGAATAAGCTAACGGGAGAAATTAGTCATTGTCGGATTGGTTTAGTTATGTGTGGAAAAAACAAAACTCCTCCAGCACGCGCTGGTGTAAAAATCTATTATAAAGATAAAGAAGTTGGATTTATAACAAGTGGTTGTTTAAGTCCTAGCCTTGAGAAAAATATCGCAATGGGGTATATCTTAGAAGATCATACTAATATACCAAATAAAATGGTGCATCTTAAAATTAGAGATAATTTTTATGATGCTATCATTACACGCATGCCCTTTGTGAAACCCAATTACTTCAATAAACCgaagaaattaatttgaaacTGCCCgagacaaattttatgaaattttatttgtacgAATATATTATTTAGACAGACGGTATGGTGGCTTAGCATGATATTTGAagaactttattattttttgatgtgttaaatttgcgaaaatatGTGTAGTCTACAGTATTTTAGTAATGATAtttaaataaggaaaaatataagaaacaaaagcaagacatgattgttataaaaaaaattaactaaaggaacaaaaacatattatttttatatattttttatatgcatatatcgtttgcttacattttaaaaatgttaattaaagaaggctttatttttttttgtatattattcaaTCTACGTGAAATAAAATGCAAGTCCATATTCCCTAATTACAACAAACACTTGTTTcctgaataaaaataagtttgaagTTAAATGTTGGACGGAGACTTTGGAAGGTCATATTCTTCCTCTTGCTTCTCAGTATTAGCAGTActcagaaattattttttaacgaacGTTTTTCGTGCAATTAATCGGGGAAATTAAAgttctatttttttcaataacacatatttttatcCAATTATGTTACCGCCGCTGAAGTATTAGCATTGAAAGATGACGTATAGTGACCAAACCGTTTCAGAAAATGAGAATAGAATCATTGAGGAAAAAgaggaaaaaacaagaaaaccatAAAGTTGCCTCAGACGGAAAATATAAAAGCTAAACTCATAAAAAACGCAAGCATCGTGTTCATTCAATCGCTGCTGTCAAAAGATTGGTGAAGATTCTAAAGCTTTTTTGAgaagtataataaattaattgggATGCGCGATTTACTATAAACGTGCGAAATTGCCTGTGCCTttgcgaatttaaaaaaaatgccgGTTAAAAGACGACCGTTCTCGAGTATGGTTATTGTAcaattgaattctttatttcacGGATTTCATGGCTTAGCTTAAAAATTAACCTAACGGCTTAATCTAGTgataagtatatactatatataaagaggggtaagtatatgtagttataatTCAGCAATCTCATAAATCATGGTAATAGAGTATTCCAATACATTGGtaatagatgatgtttttgttaatataataaTGGTAAGTATTTACATGACATAAAAAACATCTTgtaatatattcatacattatttaattaattttaaatttatttttaaaccattatttttagatttataaagtcgcttgacgcaacaccggccaccttgacaggatcatgATCCTTCAACTTCGATAGGCAGCAGGGCGAGCTTGTGAATAGGGCGCCTAATTGTGCCTGCCTTGGTTGCAACGTCTGCCACTCGTACCTTTCGCCCTTCGTCCTAGTACCCACTGCTGCGGTGGCGTGTTGTCTTCGTGGACGAGGACGAGATCACCGGGCTGCAGGTTGCGTTTCGGGTGCATCCATTTGTTGCGTTCCTGAAAATACGTAATGAACGTTTTGGACCACTGTCCCCAAAACTGTTGCTTGAAAGAGCAAagaagttgccatctctcgtaATAGCGAATTGGGTCCGTTGACACTTGTGCCGGTGGTAAAGCTCGGAGGGAGCCCCCTATGAGTAGGTGTGCTGGAGTCAATACTTCGCCGTCGTTGGGATCCTGGCTCAACGGTGCGAGGAGCCGCGAGTTGAGGATAACCTCCACTTCGGCCAGCAGTGTTCTCAGTTTTTCGGCGGTGAGCAGCACGTTGCCCATTGCGCGCACGGTGAGGTATTTGGCGGACTTCCCTGCCgcctcccataatccgccgTAGTGCGGCGCCCTCGGAGGTATAAAGGCGAATCTGaacccttcttcttctttggggGCGAATCCCATTAATTCCGGAGACTGGGACAGAAACGCCTCCTTGAGTTCGCGCAACTTACAATCGGCGCCGACGAAGTTGGTTGCGTTGTCGCTGTATATCGTCTGTGGCATCCATCGGtgaccaatgaacctttttagggcgagAATAAAGGAATTAGTTGATAAGTCAGAAACTAGTTCTAAGTGTACTGCTTTTGACGTGAAACAAACGAAAACTGCGATATAagtttttacgggtggtcgatGTGTAATGTAGTATAAATtagaccacaaaaatctacgccacataaaagaaaagaaaggtAGCGGTCGAAGTCTTTCAACTGGCAagtttcccattatttgggtttgcaacttcggcttatAATGAAAGCAGTGTGTACAATTCCTTACGGTTCTACTACATGCTTCTCTTGCATTAAtcagccatatgcgttctcgaagatgCGCAAGCAACGCTTTTGCCCCTGCGTGGTATTTTCGaaagtgcaggaaccgtaaataaTTGATAACCAAGtgcgaatttttatttagtaataatgggaatttggcatcgtatgggagaggtgcggattaatttgaatgaaagcgacatatccgagtactcatgcaagaACGGGTTGagttttgcaagtttgcgggtagcGTGGTGCCTTACgtcagtttttggatttcattcGCAAATTCCGAATGTTGGATCacctgaataattttcaaaaaactcaagtGTAATTCGTCAGATGTCAGGTCCCTTCCCTCCGTAGGCATTTTTGGTCGTCTAATCCATCGCAATAGATAGGCaaccacacgaagcaatttttgatgagaagagaatttttcgatAAGGTTCAATAATGCATTCTCTTTCACATTTATGGCTAGTGTgaaagtatttttcttcttctctaatgcttcgtcGTCTGAGGAGAGCTAGAAGTGAGTGTTAATTGGCCATAAAGCGGGGTCTTCTGGGAGGAAttgtggaccgccaaaccatattgaattattaaattcatCCACGTtgcaaccccgagacacttgatccgcaggattttgttttattgacaCACGTCGCCAATTTATATTGCCAGTCAATTCTTGAATTTCAGACATTCTATTTGCAACAAAGGTTTGTAATGAAGATGGATGCGTTTTTACCCAATGCAATGcgatttcagagtctgtccaaaatgtaattttttggcGCAATTCGTGACCACAATTTGgcaagaagatgtgctgccgagagctcgagACGCGAAAGAGACTTAGTCTTCAGCCtagccactctagactttggAGTAAGTAGCGTACATTTGAcaccactagcagattggcttcgtaaGCTCTTATTGAAGCGTCGAAGAAGCCATATATTTGGCAGATAGCACTCAACTCTAGATTTACGTACCGAAGAATGCTAATTGATCACAGCTGCAGTAAGTTGGATTTgaaattctgccagctagtatcaaggcgcaatggaatcgactcattctaatctagtttttggatccacacctcttgcaataagatttttgctttggtaactagtggggctaataATCCACGAGGTTCGAAAAGGCGAGCAGAGACTGACTGCATGTTTCGTTTAGTAGCTCGCAGATGGTTAAAATtggcatccaaaacaaatagaaacaaATCCTCTTTTGGCAATCAATGGATTCCTAGTGTTTTAGTTGagtttttgtcattgaagcttaatgacttttcagtacaattactgtcaaaaaatttagggtggttcAAAAACCACTTAGGTAAGGTGAAtccggccgagtttaatatcttaattacttcacttcttataagatctggagactcaaaattttcagatcctgCTAATAAGTCATGAAgataaaagtctcttttaatagccaatgaaccgagtgggtaTTTAGTTGTATTAGCATCGCTGAGCATTTGTAAACACCGAGGCGCAGTGCCGCAAGTGACGGTGTTAAGtcgaaaattctgaattttctctgagggatgctctctccacacaatgaACTGACAGTTTCTGACTTCTTCATGTATGATTATTtggcggtacattttagtaatgtctgcCGTTGAAGCGTACTTAtgtaaacgaaaacgaagaagagttggtTATaattcttcttggatggttgggtataccatcaaaagttcatttgaaatttgacaAGAAGTACGCCTCGACGCATCAAAGACAACtcgtaattttgttgttgtgctttcgggCCTCAAAACTCACTGATGCGGAATGAAATATTGTGGTTCACTTGGGATCTAATTATTTGTTGGGCTCATGTCACCCAGCGCTTTATACTCATTCATGAAGTTcagatacattttacgaagttctggatctttcaaTGTTCTCCTCTCCAGGGtctgaaaccgccgaactgcgatttcataggagtgaccgagtaacttacggtcagccTTAAAGGGCATTCTGACTTGAAACCTTCCTGAAAGTAATATTGCAGTTGTATTGATGAAGAATTGTTCACACTCATTTTGTTCAGGAGTGAATTTGTTGAGAATTATTTCTGAATGCAGTTCCTGCAGAGCCCagaatttttggactactgaatcTATTGACGTTAAGTCTTCTTCAGTTTGGCATTATGTGCTATTTACTTCGGGAGGAGGACTAAGACTGCTGACATATTTGCCAGACACAATCCATCCCAAAAGAACTTGCTGTAGCGTTGGTTGATTTGGGCCACTTTTAATTTGACCAACCGCTAACAAATCGAAAAAGGTTTCTGTTCCTAATAACATATCgatctttttgttatttttggaattctggatcccctaatttaatattgtgcggaattttaCAACCATTAATATTATGGGTAAGGTCTGGATGATTAGCAGAAATACATCGCATAATCCAGAATTCCGTtgaaattcataattatttacgcGCGATTTAACAAATGCCCTTAATTTGGCCCCGACTTTTGTACTTGAATTTCCAATCCCTATAATATTTAAAGTCCTGTTTTGGCGTCGAATCCGCAGTTTTTGGGCCAAATCCTCCGTCATGAAGTTGACTTGACTTCTTGAGTCCATCAAGGCTCTTGCGGTAGGTACTCTCCACAGCTTGATCTCACAAGAATAACTGCTGTTGCCAATATTACCCGATCAGGCACACTTATTGTATGCATTGcgtgtgtagttgttgttggttgcggaTGAGGCTCAGCAGCGAAGGATACAGGATACTGGTGCAGTAATGTGTGGTGGGACTAATTACACAAGCGGCATCAATCCGCTCTGCATTTGGATACCGTATGTCTCTTacgcaaacaatttatgcataagggcaccgatttGACAAACTCAAATCTCTATTGAACAGAGAGAGTTTTAAAAGTGGAGCAAGCTGTTAAATAGTTGTCCTTCGATTTCCACTGCTGGCATGTCGGCTGTTTTGTATTCGCTGCAACTAAAGTGGACTTCGTTCCATTCATGTGAGGCTGCTTCATGTGGTTCGCGCTGGCTGCTGCTATGGGTCTCGTCCTCGAAGATGATGCTCCTTCAGCTGGTAGGTGCTGGTACCATCTATTTAAGGTAGCTTCACAATCCTTACACAATGGTAGCTTGTCGTAATCCAGCTGTTCTTCCCACTTGAATCGGGTGGCAGAGTCAACTTTTGTCATGACTATGTGTATAATTATCGCATTTGCGATTTGTTTCTCATTACCCAGCGATAGCAATGAGTCATATGAAATTTGAATTccgaatattctcccttgaatttcggcaaattcattttggGAGCCTTTAGCTGTGAGACGTTACGAATGATGTTTCAGCAATAGAATTGTTACTACtattatgtcctctaactctAATCGagccatgtcgtcttcatcaatctcttcaattttagattgacatttcatcaatttctcACTAAGTGAGTTTAGTATATCAAGGCGACATTCCAATTCGATTGGATCTAACGACATAGTCTTTTCTCGAAGACCCGTTTTTATGCGCAAAATGCTACTTTTctccaccgtcctttgacgctttaatgactttaagtcgatcaactccctacttggagagaggttggcgatagttggctttggcttgctcatttttgtttgtttaaattaaatttccgaaaaaaggactataaaggttggcaacagatatattaagaatcgataacgaaaacgaaaaatatatatgtatatatatcgattcccaaatatacgaaagccaaaccaataagATATGAGAAATGAACAATAGCAATAATTGTTGGCAACAAATGCATTTGGAATCGATTACGAAAACGAgaaaaataatatcgattcccaagtatacgaaagccaaaccgatAAGGTATGCCAAATGAGCATGTTGAACGTTcttgaaaatgttaatttttttttaatgagaaaattttccaaagaaaCGGGTTGtaaaactttatttcttttaaaattttttggtctgcaatatatattgtattaatGTATTAATCTATAATTAAGAATGCTACCGCAAATCCCACAATCCCCCTTTAACTTAGATGCAtagatgcatatgtatgtaagtatatatacgtatgtgaaTATTGTAAGGTCTGATCAATATGcaataataatgggttgtcaaaaaagtcttgcggtatttttattgattttatttatttttttttattgaaattgaaatgaatttttgatgactcatgcccagctcttgaccgatgctacggctgctactatgccggtctcttttgaccaattcagcgattttatcgcaattttcgacgacaggccttcctgagcgtggcgcatcttcgaccacctctacaccagaacgaaaacgttgaaaccatcgttgtgcggtggaaatggaaactgtatcgggtccataaactgcacaaatcttataggcggcttgagatgcatttttgtctttatcgtagtagtactgtaaaatatgccgtattttctctttattttgctccatgtttgcgacgctataactcacgaacaacttaaaagaaacgatcaaacacgtgttagcgcgtgaaataagctttccaaaaaggtatagcatgacccgatgcgacgaataaaactagaactacgcgctttcagcgccaactagcgaaaatacggcaagactttttgacaacctattataaatatatacgtacgtgaaaaattgtgaaaagagGGAGAGCCAAGAACTGAAAGTGTGcacttgctttttgttttattgtgaaTTTTCGTACTTATCTTTTTCTTTTGTGCGCACTACTTTCAGtaattcgcactcgttacctgttGTGAATGCGTCGGCGGTTTGCCTGCGTTCACTTCGCTTTTGCAAACGATGCAATtgcagctcattcccacgaagCGTCAGCAGCAGTGGATGTACCATCGATGTTGAAAGTTGACGTAGAGCTGGGCGAATGTTAGCGTTGACGAAGCAGCAGCGATGGTGACGATGTTGACGCAGACCCGTACGGAAACAGTGTACTgttcttttaatttgttgtaCCGAACGGCAATTTCGGGTACTTTTTTTATGTATAACTGCACAGCAGCACGTagaggtatgtatatatatatatatatatttttttttaatataataaattaatttctttatagaAATTACAACTACACAGAACAGCACTTTAGCGGTTTGATTGGTTGTTAACTGCACTTTCTAgagaaataaatgtatttttaagccTTGAGTTTATTTGCGCACTCCACTGTAGTTATCCGTTTAAACAAATTGCCGAATGCTATTTTTGCTCACGCACTTTTCTCTTTCggctttgtatgtatatacagtcaaACCTGGGTAAGTGAGAACTAGATTAGTgagaaaactctataagtgagaGTGAGAGCCAGGACCCGTCATTTTAAGCTCCCAAAACCTCTAGTAGCGAGAAACAGAATCCTCTATAAGAGAGAGTCGTCTTTCCCTCAAAGACCTCCGTAAGTGAGAATAATACTTATCTATACCTCTATAAGCGACAGTCAAgctttattaatttatgtaaattatttaagagGAACTATAGTTAaaataagaatacatacatacataaaagatacacacatacagtaacaaatgacaaaacaaaatacaaaatttaacatatgtatgctaTTTTGTGGCTCATTCTTAACTTTCGTGAAAATTcctattattgtttttgtcttGTTTTCTTGTCAATAATGTGCCTATTCTATTGCGTGGAACTAAATAACTTCGTTATTTTATCGCACTCGGGTTAGCGAGAAACCTCTTTAAGCGAGAATGAGACTGAGCTCCCTTGAACTCTCGCTTATTCGGGTTTgactgtatatgtatttttttttctcgcaCTGATGGGTAAGTATGTGTGGTAGTATGTGTTactttgcgttttttttttagaatcttAGGTAAGTATAACTAaacgtatgcatgtatgtacactCGGCGAAAAAAACCCACGCACTCTACTGAGTGGTTTTATATAGCGCAAAACTTAGATTCATAATATCCTaagataaacatttttctttaaggGTCAACCATTTCTATTTAGTTTATGTTTCaagcatttttataataaaaaaaacttatagttGAAcacttatttttgtgaaaaatgtaaaaatacacacataacaAATCACAGaagtaaattttgttatgaacaaaaaacacgaaaaagcgttaacttcggttgcaccgaacctaaatacccttcacaggtgcatttctgttagtaactatgtgttcagtttgtatggaagctatatgctatagttaaccgatctgatcaatttcttcggagattacattgttgctttaggaaataatatataccaaatttcgtgaatatatcttgtcaaatgtgtccatacaagaacttgataccgatcgttcagtttgtatggcagctatatgctatagttaaccgatctgcacattttcttcggagattaaattgttgctttagaaaataatatataccaaatttcgtgaatatatcttgacaaatgtgaaagttgtccatacaagaacttgattccgatcgttcagtttgtatggcagccatatgctatagttaaccgatctgatcaatttcttcggagattacattgttgctttgggaaataatatataccaaatttcgtgaatatatcttgtcaaatgtgaaagtcttccatacaagcatttgattccgatcgttcagtttgtatggcagctatatgttatagtggtccgatatcggccgtcccgacaaacgagcagcttcttgaagagaaactgacgtttgcaaaatttcaaaacgatatcttaaaaactgagggactagttcgtatatatacagacagacggacggacagacagacggacatggctaaatcgactcagctcgacttactgatcatttatatatatactttatagggtctccgacgattccttctgggtgttacaaactttgacaaacttaatataccctgttcagggtataaaaataataagaaccTGTGcaagtttatatttatatttctaattatttcaaataaaaataatcaaagacTTATCTCTTATCGCAATGGAGTGTCCAATATTTTTAGTCAGTTCGTCTTTAGCGAATGCAAACAAACCGGATGGTTTGCTCATGTGAAAACATGTCACAGAAAGTGATCCGTAGGAAAATTATAGTGTACCAAAAATCTAAGACACAAATAGATGACGTTTGGACTTTGCGAATGTCAATATAGTGGGAAATT
Coding sequences within:
- the LOC126765929 gene encoding aminomethyltransferase, mitochondrial encodes the protein MFKMNKLSGISYAFEKLPKGFRKYCSGNNKIKAQHTALYDFHKKHGGKMVNFGGYILPVQYADQSIVSSHLHTRHYASIFDVSHMLQTYVRGKDAIPCIESLCTADIKGMTFGTSSLTIFTNDNGGILDDLIVSKIDDEQLYIVSNAAMKSQDMEIMQKAKNRFNADGKNVDIEFLSTSDQSLIAIQGPRGVRSLEKLLPKPKILNELYFLHTTVSEVAGIPKCRITRCGYTGEDGVEVSVPSTHVEYLTEALLETNEHLKMAGLGARDTLRLESGLCLYGNDITDETTPVEAGLAWLIARRRRNERDFPGSDRILSQLNKLTGEISHCRIGLVMCGKNKTPPARAGVKIYYKDKEVGFITSGCLSPSLEKNIAMGYILEDHTNIPNKMVHLKIRDNFYDAIITRMPFVKPNYFNKPKKLI